In Argiope bruennichi chromosome 4, qqArgBrue1.1, whole genome shotgun sequence, the sequence ttaactttttatttcagtattctttgagattttttcagaaattaaaaaatagtacttATTTTCTACATAGTTTAAAAGTTCTCAGctttaaatatgattcaattttataatgttacttaaatatatatttataagcatgcccattttttatcattctcactttaaaaaaaaaactaattctgtTAATAACctaaaaacttttatacttttgtaatttaaaaaaaatagccaatgaagacattaaattatatacaaatgcaGCGAAACTTTATGAAAGACAACGTCAATGCACATATTACATatcaattatctaaaaatttactaTCTTTTATAAAGAAGTAGCTAACATAATTCACAAAAggtataaaatatcaataaactaTATTTCCTaatgtttctgaattatttcaaatccatctgaaagctttattttgagtgcattttcatcatttttaaatctaagatttcaacagatattttaaaaaacacaaataatagaaactaatattataaatactgtattaaatttcctaacaaatgataaaattaaactttcttctaaaaaaaaacattagattaTAGTTTTCATGATTAACAATGACACACTCTACAAATTAGTAGAGAGATTATTAGAATATTAGCGTATATTCAGCCTTCAAAAgcatagagattttaaaaattgatcttcCGCTATaatcgaaatttataaaaatattatgatttttcacttcagaaaaaatttatagaaatattattatattgttatattaatattattattaaaatttcaatgactCAGAAGAATAGATGTTTTAAGTATATGTTATTAAcatttaagaaatcaaaactatgttttaaaataaataatttaaaaaaaataaatgctaatgcacaaaaatcttcataaaatattcatgcaggttaaattaatattttaaaataaatgatcaaaCTTATCAATAAGAAACCATTTGTAAATAACCAAGAgtagttattataattattaataaatatcaaaaaatatttcatcacctTAAATCTTCAGGAAGtaatccataattttaatattttttgatgatggatataaatcgaaaaaaacggattcttaatttaaaatctaaattaattctatttaatgggtttcactaaaattataatattcagttttttctccaaattttttatttctatttttttagaaatttttaatcgaatgataaacacattttaagcaataagtttaaatttgttatcaatggcgaaatagtaaaataataataataataaactttccatttttaatcttcttttgaacaaatgtgattttattttcattagacaTAATTCTGAAATGAGGCAGAATAAAATTCAGAAGTCAATAAAAATGCCACATAAATCACTTCACATTTTTTATGGTTTTgtcatgcattttttaatgaaattatgaaaatatttatcacatttctGCGAGACTTTATAATGAATGCCTAAAACTTTATCTTGATTTCAATACAGACGAGAACGATgcaatttcaatcattttaataatacatattttctactaataacactaaaatttccttaaaaatgtttatcaataatatttcaatatatagtgtTTTGTATATCATACACTGAAATCAATTTTGgcagcattaaatttaaaatgcaataactgTTCAACAATCacaaaataacagtaaaaaagtCGAGGTTATCATCTACTGAATGGAAGATGGTATGAAAAACAAAGTTTCAAGATGTGAAAGTGTGTTTTTTTCGAGGAAACTTCGGTGgagcacaaaataaatattagataaacagTGATGTGTGATTTATTAACAATCAGGTAAAGGAATTTCATCGATATACTTTGAAGAAACCCTGCATACGTTGTATCCCATGGGGACCATCCACAAACGGTTACAGTTGTTTGGTTCTAAGCTCCTACAGATTGTTCCCGAAAATCAACGGAATCTCTTTGTGCAGCTAATTGCAGTCatggtttcaaaaaaatatcatcgAAGCATAGGTGAAAATGAACTTTGTATTATCACCAGGTTGGAACAAACAAGGACAATGAACACTATCCTAATTCTAATATCGACGATCGTGTTTCGTATTTCATCGTTATCGATTCTGGTCTTGGTACGTTCTTCGATGCAGTATCCTTTCTTCATCTGGAATCTCACACACTGGGCCACGGACAATCACCACCAAGGATCTAAGAGGACTTCTCGTGCTCTTCTGAAGGAGAGTTGTCCTCCGATTCCGCTTGTACCAAATGGGACAGGAAAACTGGCCGGATGAATCTGTTGTAGATGAACTTTGAACCATTCAGGCTAAAGGGCATGAAGCACCAGATAAGGAACATGCATTTGAGCATCCAGTAGAAAGGAATTAGAGCCAGGATGAAATCGGAGAAGAATTCAATGAGGGACAAGCCAGCGAAAACAACCCAATAGGTCAACCAGCAAGTGTCATCGTCTTTGTTCCTGGACTCGATGGCCAAGATAGACGCATAGGCTGGGTAGGCAAATCCGATTCCATTGCAGATAATCTGGGCACCATATCCTATGATGATCATAGCAGCAAGGATAAAGCAGGTTGTCAGGACAATTTTCCTCCTCTCGATACCCGAGAAATCCTccacttttttcaatatttcattgaatttgttCTCTTCCTGGAGTTTCTTATCCAGGGCCAATAAGGCCTGGTTGATGGAAAACATCTTGAATCGGATTGTGAAAATCTGAATTTGCGGCCGGCAGTAGAGACACACTCGGAAGGAAAGAGACTGTATCGGTCTCTGTAGATACCAACACTAAcggtgagatttttttttcaccctcCCTCCTTCCAGAGCTGTCTCCACCCCATCCTTCcattctttctctttatttagGTTCTGAAGGTCTCGGCGATTAAGACTGCCTGCCAAAAGTGTTGGCATTGTTTCTCAGAATGCATTTTATATCGAATCCTTTTGCACAGGTTAAAGATAGTAACAAACAGCGGCGACGTGTAGACAGAGTAGAGGTAGGGAAATGGAATGCTAGCCTTTAATGTGACATGAGAATTGGACATTTGACTTCATTTTTGCCAACCAACAGGGAAGAATGATACTATTTCTGTGCCATagaggtttttttaaatatacttttacaaAATTGCATGAAATGTAATCAGTGGCGTTGTGTCGATAAGATAAAAGCACAAAATTTGTATCTAGACAAAAAGAggaattaaatttccttttaaaattcaattttaaggaaaaaatttcatattttatcagaacACATTTATAGACATTTTTGCAACAATAATGTGAAAAATCTACTTTAACTGAAAATTccgtataataaaaaaattacaaataaatttgaattgaaatggaGTTGCATCATATAATGTCAGCTATGATTATAATCAATAGGTAATTTCTCATGTCATATAATTTCTATGATGTTTCATATCAAATTACAGTCAAATAAGGTAGAAGTATTTTGTGATAGGCGATAAAACTGCCTTTTAAGAAGTTGGATAGACGATTGCTTACAGAAAGGGGAACTAATACTTCATGGTTCATTCAGAAACCAactctccatatatatatatatatatatatatatatatatatatatatatatatatttgtacaagctttcattttctaaaattctaaaaataaaatttaacatcattattagcaaattttgacaaattgtaTCATTTCGAAATCGCaggtgaataatttaaaaatattatcttaaacggtgaaaatagaacaattaaagtattaaaaccaAGCAGAAGTAATCGATATTCTAATATTTGGAAAAACAAGTTTTTCAAGTATTCAAAAACAGCCATATGAAactgttttcatattatttattgtcctgaaatgttattttcatcCAGGCAATGTCCTCCCGTAAACTTAAAATCAAGCAGCACTGCGAAGTTCTTTTTCTACTTTTACTACGACTACGGTACTTAACAACgtctgttttttcttctttttgctaGACCTATGCTGACTCCTGGATGCTAAAAAGTTATCGATAAATCAAATACTGATTCATAGATAAAGAAAGTTGACTAAGATGTATTAACCCAGAAATATCTCATCTTTTGCTTTTTCCCATCTTAAAGCGATACGattgcaaagaaaagaaaactatgacaaagagtaaaaaagaaagattttaggGGGAAAAAAGAGAAATGTATATTTCGAGCATTACAACTATCTACTACTTTTTTACTGGATAACTGAGCTAATAAGAAATTCACTCTCTCTTTACAACATTTTGTCAAATACAGAAAGCTTGTTAGTCAtactgaattttcatattaaaaaatgactctcattgttttcttttttgcagtGGTGTTTTCTGGAAGGATGAGTGATAATACTCAAAATGAAAATCTTATGAATAATCTAGTTTCTTGAAACACTGCAAACCCTATATTAGTCTTTCACACATACAAGCCGCCAAAGCCGAATTTGTGGAAGGTTACATCTCCTGTAAGTCAATCGTATTATTGAAACTGACCCTGCGAACAGCTTGGGGAGAACCACTTCAAATAAGAATTGCCTCCCCCCCCAAAGAAAGAAAGATATCGATACTAAGTTGTTGTTTTGGTGGGGGGGGGATAAATCTGTCAATAATGATCATTCTTTATAAGTTGcctttttataaacatatatttctttaaaaatggaaattatttttttattcgatgtCAACATCAACTCAAATCTCGGAGTTTGGGaagttgaggggggggggggggctttaagTTTAACCTGTTCATGATAAACCTACTTACAATCGCCCATTGTGTTTAAAAGTGTCCACTCAAATTCTAATCTGAACTAGAAAGCGTTAGTCATagtaatttagaaaaatgctGCGAATACTCTATTGCATTATTCCATTAcgtaaaaaaaagtgaataacatATAACCACAAATTGGATATTACAACCCgtcggaaggcacacggaaaaatttgaatgaccggacaacttgcaacagcaacactgacagGAATTATGATTCAGACCTAAGGACCATCATCGACCATGATAAAACCCTTCTTTTGGGAAGtacttcccgtcatcgatgggaggagcccaCCTCCAACCCCCCCCACCCCACCTTTTTGTGTTCTCACCAGGGTGGCGATAACCAACGACAATGCCAGAAGCTCCTCATTATCAATTACGAAGATGGACTGAATCACATATAAATTAAGTATGTGGataaacattatttatcattAGATTTTTGGTAAGAATTCATATGCTCAGTCTCAGTCTTAAAGAAACGCAATCCACATCATAAACCCCTCTTTAGGGTTTGTTGACTGACGGGACGACGCCGTTCGCGGTTTCTCTTTATTGCACAAAGTGGAAAAACAGCATTCGAAAAAtacacttttgtttttatttattattttgtttttattacttacttTGCTTTCTGTGATGGCCTCGGACAGAAAAGAATCCAGCGTCCGCACTGCCCTGTGTGAGGTGGACAAGCTGGACTCATCCGCCTCATAAGCAGAGGCTAGGCGTGTCTTCTTCGAGGAAAAAGAGAAACTGTCATCTTCGAGCTCTCCGGCCCTTCTGGTCGTGCGTTGGTGCACGGACGTCGATTCTTCGTCATAAAGTGAGGACGACACTCGGGACGTTACTGACGTCGTGTGGACGGATGTGGTGTCCATTAGGCCATCTGCAACAAAACACTGCAGTCAGAGTTGCTAGTTTCATTATGTGGAAGAAGGCAGTCGAACGCGGACCATCTGAACATTTTGCAATTACAGAGAAATCATTTTACTACAGAAAGAACATTCCTTCTACAGGGCGGCCGTAAAATAACTTGCCCTGTTTGGCGACATCTACAGCTAacacgaatgaacgaaatgaagccacatttcatatacagacatCGGAAGGCATGGAAAGATGAAttccgcagaaaaaaaattagtttcaaaagttGTCGAAAGGGAAAATACTGGCGCTGTGGGAGaacagttatgaatgaattcatgaaactcacagAAAGTAATCTTTCATTCATCAATATTAAGGCCTTCTGAACgccgtgcaacattttcaatattctgacctTCCCTGTGTACAACATAATGCGTATGGTGTATAATGTTCTCCACTGCTGCGtgaaaactgtcagtttcaatgCTCATAACAGCCCGTCTTATGTTCTGTTTCAAGACATGAATGCTTGCTTAAGAGCAGCCACAGCATTACACTGTCTAGTGTAGAACAGTTTTACCGGTAAAGCACACCGAGGTAAGGTAGGGTCCATATTAAGCACACAACAAAGTCAAGAACGAACACCTAACAAGTTGTTTGAACTTCCTTTTTTACAAGGAATGCATGGCGCTGCTGTCACGCACACACTAGGAATTTTACATAAGCCATCTCGATATGCAATTTTCTTCGTTAGTACGTACCAGCAGCTACAATATTTCTCCTATCGGTAActtttagtacaatttttttttctgtggaattcATCTTCCCATGCCTTCCACATTCTGTATGTGAAACGTGGCTCATTTCGTTCCTTCTGTAGCTGTAAATGATTCTGTAGCTGTAGATGCATTCCGTAGATGTAGACGCTGCCAAACagataaagttattttatggccaccctgtataaTTTACCCTTGAAACAATGCTGACACTTAATATTTTAACGAGGATCGCTTGATATCAGTTGTATGTTTTTCATGCACTTTACAACAAATACGGTGTTCCAATAGGGTAGTAGCAGAagtcacaaatttttaaaaaatattttttggtaaaagATGGCTCCCATATGTAGGAAAGAATAATCATAGAAGAAATACTTATcgattttgaaaatcattatgaCATACTGAATTATGGCATTCTCttcgaaaaaatgaaatgattttttccacagaaacttttttaaaacattccatGACCGACAAACATcgggaaaaagtaaaaaattaaattggggAAATCTTTAGAAAGTCCTCTTATAACAGACAGGCttgaattttactgaatctaatatttttttaaatttctttccagAAATTTCGTTATCtgaatttcagaaacattaaGAAACCATCAAATATGATcactgttgatttttttaaaaattctaatatttggaATTTGCTTAGCTACTCAACCCCCTTTTTTTGAAgaactgatatatatatttctcattatGTTTGTTTAATGTATCAGTACTATTTTACGTAGGactgatttttatacttaaaactcgttcatgaatttaaaaaaatattaactttaattgaCATTTCACACTATTTACCTGTGAAACAAACtctaagaatattttgaatgcttGCACAAAATACCTTTCGAATATAGAATCCACAGTTTTTTCAGATAAAAGTGAAAACACCGCCTATTATTTTCTGGCAATCTTTCAGCACcagtattttaaaacaaaaacagtttgaCAGATTCTTCTCACTTGTCTCACATATGTAGCAAAGAATAAATACACcgacaaaatacattttgaagtgTGTAGAGCTTTAGAATTACTAAACGAggtagaaaaattcattttaatgaaacgAAGCAAACGAAACTGTTGATTGAGGAAATGATTTAAAGAGAAATTGAGAACTGTTTCTTTTCACCTGGTCGACTccccattaaaaataattctcctTTCGTAatgcatatgaaattatttcagttgTCAATTATCGTACATTTATACAGTCATAATTACTTTAGAGTTCAGATCGCAAAGAAACATTGAGTCTTCTCCGCTGGGACCAGAAAAGCTACAAAATGGGCAGTCCCTACAACTAGCTCAGTTTAGTTTAGATacatattaacgtcccttttaaagcaacactagggctattgtGGAACGGACATCGCAATTCTGAATCGAGGTCTGATGATAAGGATGACACCCGATCTGGCAACTCCTTCTCTAAACTTCCACGTCACACTAGCGgaaggatgtttggccccgacggatttaacgtgcaccaggcatgcttacacgacggttcttcgatgcaATCGGGTtacgaacctgaaactctccggttccgaggcCACCGGGGCCTGATACATTAACTCAGATAgacaagaaatcattttttaacttctttcaaattttttgataataggCATGTAATATCTTTGACTGGAGACAAAGGAAACGAGCTTCGAaatgattttaatcaatatttctttcaaaaagtaaaaggaaagaaattaaaaggataaatctcatgttgctttacaacgagacATAGATGCACCAAAACTAAATTAACTGCTTGTACAATCACCTCTTTATAACATATTACAGGATGAACTTGTGTGAGTGGTCACTCCCaagctttcttgcatattctgtaataaaaatgaacttgTATTTTAGATGTGTTGTTGCTCAACCGATTGGTG encodes:
- the LOC129966882 gene encoding receptor expression-enhancing protein 5-like; this translates as MFSINQALLALDKKLQEENKFNEILKKVEDFSGIERRKIVLTTCFILAAMIIIGYGAQIICNGIGFAYPAYASILAIESRNKDDDTCWLTYWVVFAGLSLIEFFSDFILALIPFYWMLKCMFLIWCFMPFSLNGSKFIYNRFIRPVFLSHLVQAESEDNSPSEEHEKSS